Sequence from the Candidatus Zixiibacteriota bacterium genome:
AGTTTATGGCCCTGTACATGAGTAGTGATTGGGGTATCAGCTGGAATCAAACTGTCGATACTATCCTGACTGACTTGTACGGTGGGGCTGATTACAACTTCGGTTGGTACTTCGGACAGATAGCCTGTGAATCTCTAATCGAAGATTACGTTTTCGTGGGCGGGTTGAACCTGTACCGAGGCGACCTCGTCGGCATCCTCGACGACAACTGGGAATATATGGGCGCCTCTATGCATGTCGATTTACATGCGTTTCATTACGGCACCAGCGTCAGCGATTTGAAATTCTACGTGGGCACCGATGGCGGCGTGTATTATTCGGACGAAGACGGCGATGCGTACACCTATCATAACCGCGACGGCATGGCCAACACACAGTTCTACACAGTGACTATCGACCCGCATTCTCCGGATCGTGTCTACGGCGGGACTCAGGACAACGGCACACTAGTGACCGAGAGCGGCCTCCCCGATGACTGGCGCAATGTCCTCCAGGGTGATGGTTTTGTGGTGCAGGTTGATCCGGTCGACCCGGACGTCGTCTATGCCGAATACCAATTCGGACATATCTATAAATCGAATTCTCAAGGGTACAGCTTCGTTACGGCACAAAACGGAATCGACTTTGAAACTGATCGCCACGGTTGGAAAACACCATACGTGATAGACCCCAACGACCATCTCACTCTTTACTACGGCACTCAGAGACTGTACAAGTCTATCGACGGTGCCGAAAACTGGTCACCTATTACCGGCGATCTGACCAATGGTCCTCATTCCGGGACACTGTCCTATGGCACGATCACTGCGATTGCTGTCGCTCCCTCTAACTCGAACACCATCTATGTTGGCACCGACGATGCCAACGTCTGGGTATCAACAAACGGCGGTGCCGGCTTTGACCCGATCCATACGTCCCTGCCTGATCGCTGGGTCACGAGTTTAGCCGTTGATCCCTCTGATGATGCCGTCGCGTATGTTACGTTTTCGGGCTTCTTTGAGGGAGTTGAGGAAGGCCACGTGTATCGGACAGACGACTTCGGCTCCAATTGGACGCTGATCTATCCGGGATTTCTGCCTGTAAATGATCTTATCGTCGACCCCGATCTCGACTCCACGTTGTATCTTGCGAATGATCTTGCTGTTTGGGTCACGCACAATCTCGGTATGACCTGGGTCCAACTCGGCACCGGTTTACCGCTAATTCCTATTCTGGACATAGACCTTCATTCGCCGACACGCAAACTGGTGGCAGCCTCTTATGGTATGTCGATGTTTGCAACCTATCTTGACTGCCCTGAAATCACCGACACCGACGGCGACTGTGTGGCCGACGGTACCGACAACTGTCCTACTCTCTTCAACCCTCTCCAAACCGACAGTGATTTCGATGGGGTCGGCGATGCCTGCGATTTTTGCGCCTTTGGTCCTGCGTCACCACCGACGACACCACCGGATACGTTCTGGACCAAGACCTTCGACAGTGATGACTCCATCGAAGTGTCGTTTAAGGAGATTCTCGAAACACGGGATGGCGGGTACTTTCTGGCCGGAGACAAGGCGTTCGGTGGCATCCGTACCAACTACGTTGCTAAACTCGATGCTGCCGGTAATCTGGAGTGGGATGCAACTGGTACACTCTCGGGAAACCCCTGGCGAGAAGGCGGGGGAGCCGTGGAACTACCGAATGGGACTATTCACACCAGTTTCTCGTCAAAAGTCTCACCATCCGGCAACGTGGATATTGTAAGTAGAAGGTACTATACAGATGGCACTAGTTATCCGGTTGGACCGGTGATTGGCGAAGACAGCATTTCCGAATTCTGCACCTCCGTAATACAAGCCGGAACCGGGTTCATGCTAGGGGGCTATAGCTCTGAAGGTTCAAAGCACGGACCGTTACTGGTGAAACTTGACGCACAGGCTCGCTTCCGATGGATGCGCCATTACAGTATCGGCATCACTGCATTCGGCGCCGATGTAACCCAGACGTCCGACGGTGGATATGCGCTAACCGGACCTGCTGAATTCGACAGTGGCAACTTCGATGTGTTCATTCTGAAGACAACCCCCGAAGGAGACAGCGCCTGGATGACCTCCTATGGTGGCTCCGGTAATGAACAGGCCAGCGCTATAGTTGGGACACCCGATGGCGGCTTTGTAGTCGCAGGATATACAACATCCTTTGGAGCCGGATCACTCGACATGTATTTTGTACGAACCGACTCCGTTGGCGCCGTTATCTGGCAGCAGACCTATGGTGGAACCGGCGGGGACGTCGCTTACGATCTGCGCATCGCAAACGACGGGGATTTCCTCGTGACAGGCCTCACTATCGATGGGACAGGCGATTTGCAGGGAATCATTCTGAAGCTCAACTGCGATGGTGATACCGTCTGGACGAAGAAAGTCGGAGCGGCGCAAGACCAGTGGTTGACGCTCGGGATGCAAACATCAAACGGTCGATATCTCACGGCAGGATCAATCGGACCCTTTCCAAGCGGTCCAGCTGACATGTTCGTGGTAGCTTTCGGTCCCAACACTCTATCCGGAACAGATGTAGAAGTGAGCCTGGGCTTTGGAATTCAAACCACATTCTCAACGGTTTCCGGTGATGGCAACACCGAAGTCGATACATCGTCAACCGGCCCACCCCCGTCGGGTAGTTATCAATTCCTGCCGAGCACTTCGCCCATTTATTATGACATCACGACGGATGCCACTTATTCAGGCGATGTTGAGGTTTGTTTTGAGTATGATCCGAGTATCGTTTCCGATGAATCCAGCCTCGCCGTCTTGCATTATACGGGGAGCGTGTGGACGGATATTACAACTTCACTTGACACCGTCGCAAACATAATCTGCGGGACAACTTCTGCCCTCTCCCCATTCGTGCTCGCCGCCTCGGAGGGTTGTTGTGTTGGTGAACGAGGCAACGTCGACTTTGATATTAATGACGTAATAGACATTTCAGACCTGGTCTACCTGGTGGACTACATGTTTGCCGGTGGCCCGGCGCCTGAGTGCACGGAGGAAGCAGACACCGACGGTTCCGGAGGAATCGACATCTCCGACCTTGTCTATCTCGTCGACTACATGTTCACCGGTGGTCCGCAGCCGCCGCTGTGTCCGTGATTCTCATTGCAGGTTTGTAGGTCAGGTCCCTTGCCGACCTGACGGCATCACTTGTGCCCGCTTGATCGTCAGATCGCGCGAACAGGCACCGCCGGATTTATATAGAGGCTGATTCTCAAGACCCAACCATTACAAGAACGAGATTGCCGCGGCACGTCCGCCGCGGCGGACGCCTCGCAATGACGAAGCACCGCGGGAAACACATGATACTCATTTACAGGTGGCTTGCCCGTGTCACTCTGAGCGCCCCCAACGTCACCCTGAGCGCCCCCAACCTCACCCTGAGCGCCCCCAACGTCACCCTGAGCGGAGTCGAAGGGTGGGCGTGCTAACTCGTCAGCCGGGCCAATCGCTCACGAGTGTCGATGATTTCATCAAGCTCGACGTCAGGATCAGACCAATATTTCAGAACCTCGCGGTAAGCTTCCACAGCGGCATCCGGGTCGCCCAAAGCCTCCTCGGCGATACCCATGTAATACAAACTCGGTAGATAGTTCCACGAGTTGGTGGTTTCGTGTTGGCCCGAAAGAACCTCGGACAAAACCGTCTTGCCCTCATCGTAGCGGTGGGTCAAGACCAACAACGCACCCCACTGGGCGCGAACGCCCGACCCACCTTGATTCGCATCTTCGATAAGGGAGCGCAGTGCGTCTATCAACAAGGCGGTGTCGGCGTTGCATCGGGCGTCGAACATGTTCTGAAGTAGATCAGCGAGGTTCCACATCTCTTGGGGCAGTCGGGAACGGAAGTCGTTCAGGCCTGTTTCGATCAGCGGCCGGACGGTCGGCTCGGACGATGGGTCCCATTGGACCTCACTGACGTACAGGTCGAGCTTCTGGAATATCGTAGCCCACTTCAGTGCTTCATGATTGTAGTGTAGAGACGAGTCTTTCATATCAAGGGTTTCATACCGATTCGAAATCCTGATATAGGCTTGAGTGATCCTGGAACTGTCGTTCATTCCTTTGGCCACTTCCAGACCGTTGAAGAGTTCATCCATGCCACTGTGGAATCTCCCTTTCCAGAACTCCTGGTTGCACCTGAAATAATGGTAGTTCAACATTTTGAAAGGATCATCGCCGTGCTTCTCTCGAATCTTCTCGGTATAGAAAGCGGCGCTGTCGAAATTCCGTTTTATAATGTACGAAGATAGCAGTGTGGTCAGAGCCTGGTCATCATCCGGGAACTTCTGCAACAGTTCTTGGGCCGTCGCAATAGCTTCGTCGTGAAGGTCCAACTGGTGATAGGCGGTCATGAGGATTTGATACGATTCAGGAGATTCCGGATAGTAGCTTTTCATCAGAATTCCGTACTCGATGACCTTGTCGTAGTCCTGGAGCCCCCCGTATATCTGGGTGTACCAAGACAGGGCAAGCATGAATCGACTATCGAGAGCCATAACAGTGTCGAGGTGGGCCAGCGCCGACTCGCTGTCCTTCCCTAGTTGATGCAGGAGAATGGCGTAGAAAGAACGTGCCTCCTTGTCGTTGGGATAGTTGGCCACGAAGGCCTTGCATTTGACCATGCCGTCGTCGTACTGCTGGTTGAACCAGATATCGTTGTAGATATCCAGTAGGGACCTTTCCTTGATCGGCAGGCGATCCTCGAACCGTTGGGCCGCCGCGAAATACGGTATGGCTTCCTGAGCCCGGTTTCTGAGAGAGTACCCCATCCCGATCCGCATGTACGGTAGGGCGAAGTTTGAATCAATCGCGATCGCCTTCTCAAAATGCTCGTTGGCCTCGTCGTACTCCGAAAGACCGAACTTGTCCATACCGAGGATATACTCGCGATAGGCTTCGGGTGATGACGATGTGATGTCGGCTACTTCACGATCGGCCGATTTGGGCCCCTTGACATTCATCGACCGCGCGATCTTCTGGGTGAGACTGTCGACCAGCACGAAGGGATCATCGCCGACAACTTTCTCAGCCAGCAGTATCTGTCCCGATTTGATATCCTCCAGCCGGGCATCGATGCGAATCTTGTCACCCATTTTGTAGAAGGCTCCCGACAACACGGTAGCCGCACCGAGAGACCGGGCAGCCGTTACACATTCCTGGTGTGAAGCCAGGTCGGTAGTGCTTTTCACTTTGTCTGAAAGACAGTCCAGCACGCGGCTGCGTCCGATGATATTCATGGCGCCGCTCTGAGCCAAGTCGGTCAGCAGAATCTCAGGCAATCCGGCCTGCAACCAGTCGAGTTCTGTGTTGCCGGTCTTATTGTCGAAACCCAGAATGGCCAGAGCGTTGGCCTGGACTGGTAACTTGGGCAGCCCCGAAACACGAATGGACCCGTCCTCGTCCAATAGTCCCTGGTCAGCTAAAGCCCGAGTGATGTTCTCTCCGAGGTTTTCGAGATTGGCCAGCCCACTTACCGGAGTATCATCCGAATGACTCACAAATACCACCGGCACCACAACCATGATCAGGATCGCCAATAGCGTCACAAGAGCCGCTATCGCCAAGACGACTTTCTTCCAACTCAAGTTGAACATAACGGTCTTTTTGAACTTAGGCGCATTGGTCATGACTGAAGAACTATCGGAGATGGTGCTGTCATGCTGACGTCTCAGACTGCGCAGATCAACCACCAAATCGCGCGTGTCCTGGTAGCGATCGTTGGGGTCTTTTTGCAAACACTTGTCGATGATTCGTTCAAGCTCGGCCGGGATGCTCTCGTTCTTCAGCCTCAACGGCTCCTGGCGACCCTCCAGAATCTTGGCCAGCACAGAGACTTTGTCCGGTCCTTCGAATGGCGACACGCCTGAAAACATCCGGTAGAGCAGAATGCCGAACGAAAAAATGTCCGAGCGGGTGTCGATTGGTCCACCGCGCGCTTGTTCCGGTGACATGTAGGTCACGGTCCCCAGGATTTTGCCTTCCTGAGTCAGCTCATTGGAGGCGGTGTCGGTCATGTCGGCCTCTTTTGAGCCGAGCACTATGTCCAGTGGTTTGGCCAGACCGAAGTCAAGAATCTTGACCTCGCCGGTGTCGTCGACTTTGATGTTGTCGGACTTGATGTCACGATGGACGATCTTGAGCTGGTGTGCAGCCGACAATCCGGCGGCGATTCGTTCGGACAGCCTGAGCAGTTCGGCGTTGGAAGGAGTCCGACTTACCAGGTATTCAGAGAGTGTCTGGCCGCTGACATTTTCCATTACGATGTAGGAGATATCTCTATCCGATGACTCATCGCGGGCGCGATCCAGATCGTAGATAGCCATAACGTTGGCGTGCGATATTTTTGCAGCCGTCTTGGCTTCACGGGTAAAGCGCTGCAGCCGGTCAGGATCGTCGAAAAACTCCGACTGCAAAATCTTGAGAGCGACATTGCGACCCAGTTTCAGGTCCTCGGCCAGATATACTTCGCCCATGCCGCCCTCGCCGAGTTTGCGGATAACTTTGAAATGCGCGAATTGTCGACCTTCATCAAATATCACTGTATTGCCCTCTTGACTGTCAGGATAGTTATGTCATCCGACCGTGGCGCTTCCCCCATGAATTCGTTTATCGATCCCATCAGTTTGTCCACGATCTGTTGGCTGCCCTCGCTTCGAACCGCGGTGACCAGTTGCTCGGTTCGTTTTTCGCCAAACTGCTCACCGCCGCGGTCGGCTTCGGTGACACCATCGGAGAAAACAAAGATCAGATCGCCCGGCTCAAGCTTGGCCGTTTGCTCCGGCCACTCGAAAGCCCCGAAAGCTCCTATCATAATACCGGAAGGCTCAAGGTGCTCGTGAGACCCGTCGGCCCGCACCAGCAACGGCGGGTTGTGACCCGAATTGATGTAGCGGACGGTTGAATCGCCGGGGTCAATGAGACCCACGAACAAAGTGGCGAAGTCCTCGGGATCACTGTTCTCGAAAAGCTGCTGGGACACCCGCTGAACGGCCAGAGCCAGGTCAAAACGGCGTGATTCGTACAGAATGCGAAAAGAAGCGAGAATGTTGGCCATCAACAGAGCCGCGCCCATACCTTTTCCGGAAACATCGGCCACCATGAAGAGTAAGCGATCATCGGCCAGTTTCCGAAAATCGTAAAGGTCGCCCCCGACCGATTGGCACTGTTCCTGAAAGGCGCAGATGTCCCATCCGGGTAGTTCGGGCGGCGTTTCAACCAGGAGTTTTTTCTGAATGGCCGAGGCCCGCTTGAGTTCGGCATCCAACACATGTTTTTCCTGCCGCTCGGTCATCAGTGCGTAGTTCAAAAGACGGGATGCGACCAGGTTGCCGAACGTGGCCAGCACGCGAAGTTGTTCATCGTCGTAATGATGTCGAGGATCAGCCGTGTCGGCATACAGGATACCCAAGACCTTTCCTTCATCGAACAACGGTACGGCCACGGCCGAGGACAACTGCGACATTATTATCGACTGTTGGGAGGCAAATCGCGGATCATCCAGAGGATTTGAGATCAGAATCGCGTTCTTGTTGGTAATAATCTCGCTGACGATAGTGCGTGAGAGACTAAAAGCGCCTGGATCGCGCCCGCCGGGCAAGAGGCAGGCGGCGGTGAGGACCTCACTCTGATCTTCGGAAACGAAAAGCACGGCCAGCCGTTCGGCCTTGATCACACGAGAGATCATCTCAAGCGAACGGTTCAGCATAACATCCTGCGGTTCATGCCCACCGAGCATCTTGGCCATCTCAAACAGCGTGCTGAGCAACTCCGGCTGGTCGCCGACCTTCTGCGGCAGCGGTTTAAGAGCTTCATTTATGGACAGAAAGACGGAATTCTGAGGATCATGCTCGGAAAGCCGTGCCGTGGTCCGTTCCACCGAACCGGCTGTGGCTTCTTCGGCCGAAGCGATTCTGAATTCGGTGGAGCCAAAGGTGATGTTGTCCTGAATCTTGATCGGGATGCGTTCGGTAACAGCCATGCCGTTGAGTTGCGTACCGTTGTGACTGCCGAGGTCCTTCAGGAAGCAGTCGGCCTTATCCGATGACACTTCGATCTCAGCGTGACTTCGGGATACTGTCTTGTCCGGTATGTAGCATTGGCAATCCGGGCTGCGGCCAATCGTATGTCGTCCCGGGGACAGCGCCCAGGAGTAGAATCGTCTGCCGTCGGTTCCAACCAGTTTTAGCATAAGTATACAACCTAATCTTACAAATATAACGCCATAAAGGCCGGGGAGTTCTGAATATCGGCGTCAAAGTAAGGTAGTATACAATCGAGGGCAAGTGGATTTCTGGGTGTAGCCGGGAGGAAAGCATCGGTCCGGCAGTCTCTGTTGGCACCTTTTGAGTTTCAGCGCACATGACGGAGTGTTTTTCGGCGCCTGCAAAAGATTTTTACTTGATTTACTCCCGTGTGATTTGGATGTTGACATGATGGTAAGAGAGATACTATACTATCGATTGTTACTACCGGCAGAGTTGTTATGATGGCTAATGTACTATTTCCTGCATGCGGTGCTGTGCGCGGCATAAGTCGACTATTCGGTGACTTGCAGCCGGTGGCGTACCGCGCCGTTTGGATCGGTCAGCATGCGCCGCACCGACTCCACGAATGTCGGTTGGGATCACAATTGGGTGTCTTCGACCAGGGAGGTATTTGAGTGTTCAGCAACAGACATATTCTGCGAAGGTACCAGATAGCGTCGCTGTTGGTTGTGTCGATCATCGTTGGCGGTTTTCAACCGGCTTTCGCTCAGCCAGGTGTCACCAACGTCATTTATCCTGACCCGTCGTTTTCCACCGGTATGTTCAAAAGTGTCATCATCAATTCGAGCGCCATTCCAGGCGCCGATGTCTATGAAGTTTGTTTTTTCGACTCGGCTGATACCGAAAATACCACCTGTGCCGTGCTAACTCCGGCTGGACGTGATGCACTCGCGGCGGACCTTGAGGACGTGGTTGAGGGTCGCATCTACGGCTGTTTTATCCGGGCTCACTTTGACCAGAACGGTAAGACGGCCTGCAGTGACACTCTGTTTCTGACCGGGGAAGCCACGACACATTGCCGAGTAATCGCCAACAACGCACGGAAGAGTTTGGGCGCATACGATGCGGCAGGCGCCCAGAGCGTCACCCGCGCCCACAATTATCCCAATCCGTTCAATCCCAAAGAGGAAGATACCAGGATCGTCTTCGAGTCGGGCGGCGGCGGTAGTGTCACCATACTGATTTATGACCTCTTCGGGAACTTGGTGTACGAAGAGAACGATGTCGATACCGACGATTTGAGATGGGAAGGGCGCAATGGTCGGGGCGAACTTGTCGGCAGCGGCGGCTATATCTGCCTGCTGAAAGTCGGAGATTCAATTGTCTCCAAGCATAAGATAGCGGTGATTAAATGAGTGCGGGGAACCTAAGGTGGCTAACTCAGTCGCCGGTTTTATGGGTCATTGCGCTGGGCATTACCATGCTGACGGCATCCCCGGCAGCGACTATGGCCGCAGGCGGCGAGGCAGGTGAGGCCGATGAGTTCTTACGCTATGGTTCAAATGTACGCTCCCTGGGTATGGGACGAGCCTACGTGGCTCTGGCCGACGATGCTTCTGCCCTCTATCATAACCCGGCCGGGCTGATACGTCTGACTCGCGGCTACTCCGTTTACGGCATGCATTTCAGACCGTTTTACGAAAGCAACTACAACTTCGTCTCTCTGGCTATCAGCCGCCCCGATCCCACCGCCACCGGGTTAAAAAATATCTTCCTGGGTCCCAGTGCGGCCTGGGGCTTCGCTATTGTTCACCTGGGTTCCGATGGGTACGAGCAGCGAGATGATAACGACAATCTGGTCGATGAGGATTTCGGACTCTACCAACAAGCCTTTATGCTCGCCTTTGCTCGGGAAGCCGCTGGTTCGGCCGGGATTCTGAACTATGGAGCCACCTTCAAGGTGGTCCGACACGGTGTCTCCGACGCCACTTCAGAATACAACAATTCGGAAAGCAGCGTTGGTCTCGACCTTGGAGCACAGTTGCAGATGATTAATCCGCCGCTGGTGAAGGAACTCACCAGGGTACCTCTGATCGGCACCTTTTTCCAGCTCAAGCACCTAATGCCGTTACGCCTCGGTGTCAACATTCGCAACGTGATATCTCCAAAACTGGGATATGGTGGCAAGGCCGACAAATACCCTACCGCCTTGAGAGTCGGCGCCAGTTACCGCCTGCCAAGTGATTGGCTGTTACAAAACTCCGGCGTGCTGCTGGTCAGCGATTACGAGTGGCTTTTCGACGACATGGACAGGCTCATTCGTCTGAGCCGCCGCGTATCGTTTTCCAAAATTGCGCCGGGAGCCGGACAGTATTTCGGCACCGAGTTTCAGTACCAGACAGAGAAACTGAAACTGTCGCCACGCTTCGGGTTGAGCCATGTCTATAATGATTGGAAATTCTCGACCGGTTTTGGCGTGGCGTTCGAGGCGTCGGGCATGGATTTCCAGTTCGACTTTGCTCACGGCTACCACGAAAACCTGGCTGACGATCAGCGGATTTCGTTGACCATTAGATTCGGCGGCAAGCGTGATGCCGATTATTTTGTCGACCCATGGCAGATCCGCCCTATCGTGTCACCTGACACGATGTGGTCAATAGATCCCTGTGAGCCGCCAGTCGAACCGCTGGCAGACGAATCCGATGAGTCTGCCGACACCGTGACCTCCCCAGGCACCAATTTGTCGCGCCGGAGTACAGCTTTGCGGGTGGTATCAGGTTTTCCGGACCTGTGGGAGGAGGCGTTACCAGCCGCCGTCACACTGGCCCGGGAACTGGACACGGCTAATGCTGACAGGTACCTGGAACTTGTCGGTGGACCCTTGTTGGCGGTGAACCTCGCCGAAAGAGCTATTGGTACTTTCCAAATCGATAGACGTGGTGAGGCAAGTCGTGTTGCCCTGGAGGCTATCGCTCGGTTTGAAGAACTGGTCGCCGAATCTCCGGACATAATGGGCGACTACTTCAATGTGTTGCTCGGCCAATGTGAGATGATCAACGCCGCTACCGTCGAAGGCGCCGCTGCCAATGGCGCCTGGTCACGCGCCGCCGATCTCTTGTACCGTGCCCTGGACAATGTCCAGTGCCTGAAACTGCATTTCCTGATCGGAACCTGCCACCAGAAAGAGAAAGACTTCACCAGGGCAGCCGAGCAGTTCCAAAAAGGTCTGGAGACATCGGATGCAGATTCACAAAGCATGCGCACGCTGTCTCGACTGTTGCTGGGCGAGGCTCTGTTGAACAGCAACCACGCCGACTCGGCCATAGCGGTCTTGTCGAAATTGACTCAAAGCCAGACGCTGCCGATGGCTTCGCTGAGCGCGGACTATCCGCGTTACTGGACGTTTGATGACATGCGCGTTCCCGACGATGCCCAGTATTTTATCGCTCGGTGCTATCTGAGTTTGAACGACGACAGCCGGGCAGCAGCCGAGTTTGTCAAAATCTGTCGCTTTTATCCCGGCTCCGACAAGTGTGAAGAGGCGGCAGTTGAAACCAATCAGGCCGTACAGAAACTGTTGAATAGGTAAGAGTAGAGATAGGAGAGCAGATGTTGTTGACACAGATAATCAGAATAAAAAGCCGTGGTGTCTTCTGGATCGCCCTGGCAGGGTTAGTGATCGGGGGCACCAGCCTGGGCTGGGCACAATCGGTAGATACTACGATTTGCATCAAAAAGCCTGTCGCGATCAGGAGCGATACGGCCCAGGGTACCGATGTGGACATTCGTGTCAGATGGCAGGTGGAGTGCGACACCCTTCGATTACCGCCGCAGACATTTGATGAGTTCCGAGTATGGTGTTCCGAAGACGCGCTCTTCGATGGTGTCACCGTCCAGTCGCAAAGGATCACCGATGACTCTGTCATTGTATTCTATGGCAAAGATTCTACCGCCAGCTATTACTTCAAAGTAGTGGGGTACAGAGGCGGCGAGGAGATTACCACATCGGAGATAATGCCTTTCTCCCTGGTGCGAGCAGGAGAGGGCGTTTATTATCGAACACTGGGCTACTGGTTTCTGTGGCTTCTGGATCACATCGGGCTGATTGATGAGGATGGTCGTAAGAAAGCGTGGGTAAAGTCCTCACCAACCGGCTGGGCTGCGTTCGAGTTGATTGCCATATTCTTTGTCATAGGCAGCATTGTTTGGATAAGCAGAACCTGGTTGGCGCTCAGGTCGACCAAAGTCTTCCTGGTTAATAAGCGGATTGGAGGACGCAACGAGGTCGATGTGGTCCTCCGTGAGCAGGAGGTAGAGTCTCTTAGGCCGGATCAGAAGAACACTCTCGCTCAGTTGATAAAGGACCGATTGACCCGCGGGTCCTTCAAGGGACTGTGGGGCCGACTTATCAGTGTCGCGTTGTGGGAATTCACGGTAAGACGCCGGGTCACACAAAAACGCTTTCGCTGTGTTCCCACGGTGAGGATTCTGCTATCATCGGCAACCGCCCTGCGTACCAGCAAAGAGATCGAGGACGCCATAGAGGTTCGCGTCCAGGCGGAGGAAGAGGAACTGCGCAAACGGAGTTTCATTGATATCCTCTGGGCCTTGGGTGTAACGGCGCCCCTGGTGGGGTTGTTCGGAACCGTAACCGGTATTAGCGAGTCGTTCAAGATCATCGGCAAGAGAGAAGTTCAAGAAAGTGGATTCATGGAGGCTCTCGCCAGCGGCATCAACGAAGCGCTGTACACTACTATCTGTGGATTGATAGTCGGGATCGCCTTCATGTTGGCCTATTACTGGTACAATTACAAACTGGAGCGAATTCATGCCATGTGGGTGATATTTGCTTCGGAGTTTATTGACCAGCTCAAACACCAGGTGGGTAATAGCAAAGCCGATAAAAACGAACCGGCATGATTGCGGATGTGAAGTGCAATGAAGTTTCGAAAGATCAAAGCAGCCAAGGAACTTGAGATTGTCAGCCTCATCGACGTTGTCTTCCTGCTGATAATCTTCGGCCTGGTCATGAAGGTCTATGAGATATCGGCGGAGGATCCCGGCGAAGAACTGGCCAAGACGCTCAAGATAGAAATCTGGCGGCAGTCCGAAACCGACGAGCAGGGAACGTTGCGCTCCTGGTCGGCCGTCAGATTCCTCGATACCGACGGCGCTTTGATCAGCGATACCGGCCTCTTCCCCCCCGATGCCGGTCTTGAACGAAGCAGCTTGAGTGATGGGCAGTTCGAACAATTGGATGCCTGCAAGCTCATTCGCCGCCAGCTTGAGGATTACATGCTGACGTTCGAGGCGGAGGATGTGGCTGATCCAACCCATAAGATCCACTTGGTGGTGGCCTCAGATACCAGGGTCAGGATTGTCAATTTCATCGCCAACGAGTGCATACCTTACCGTGATAA
This genomic interval carries:
- a CDS encoding protein kinase; translation: MIFDEGRQFAHFKVIRKLGEGGMGEVYLAEDLKLGRNVALKILQSEFFDDPDRLQRFTREAKTAAKISHANVMAIYDLDRARDESSDRDISYIVMENVSGQTLSEYLVSRTPSNAELLRLSERIAAGLSAAHQLKIVHRDIKSDNIKVDDTGEVKILDFGLAKPLDIVLGSKEADMTDTASNELTQEGKILGTVTYMSPEQARGGPIDTRSDIFSFGILLYRMFSGVSPFEGPDKVSVLAKILEGRQEPLRLKNESIPAELERIIDKCLQKDPNDRYQDTRDLVVDLRSLRRQHDSTISDSSSVMTNAPKFKKTVMFNLSWKKVVLAIAALVTLLAILIMVVVPVVFVSHSDDTPVSGLANLENLGENITRALADQGLLDEDGSIRVSGLPKLPVQANALAILGFDNKTGNTELDWLQAGLPEILLTDLAQSGAMNIIGRSRVLDCLSDKVKSTTDLASHQECVTAARSLGAATVLSGAFYKMGDKIRIDARLEDIKSGQILLAEKVVGDDPFVLVDSLTQKIARSMNVKGPKSADREVADITSSSPEAYREYILGMDKFGLSEYDEANEHFEKAIAIDSNFALPYMRIGMGYSLRNRAQEAIPYFAAAQRFEDRLPIKERSLLDIYNDIWFNQQYDDGMVKCKAFVANYPNDKEARSFYAILLHQLGKDSESALAHLDTVMALDSRFMLALSWYTQIYGGLQDYDKVIEYGILMKSYYPESPESYQILMTAYHQLDLHDEAIATAQELLQKFPDDDQALTTLLSSYIIKRNFDSAAFYTEKIREKHGDDPFKMLNYHYFRCNQEFWKGRFHSGMDELFNGLEVAKGMNDSSRITQAYIRISNRYETLDMKDSSLHYNHEALKWATIFQKLDLYVSEVQWDPSSEPTVRPLIETGLNDFRSRLPQEMWNLADLLQNMFDARCNADTALLIDALRSLIEDANQGGSGVRAQWGALLVLTHRYDEGKTVLSEVLSGQHETTNSWNYLPSLYYMGIAEEALGDPDAAVEAYREVLKYWSDPDVELDEIIDTRERLARLTS
- a CDS encoding SpoIIE family protein phosphatase — translated: MLKLVGTDGRRFYSWALSPGRHTIGRSPDCQCYIPDKTVSRSHAEIEVSSDKADCFLKDLGSHNGTQLNGMAVTERIPIKIQDNITFGSTEFRIASAEEATAGSVERTTARLSEHDPQNSVFLSINEALKPLPQKVGDQPELLSTLFEMAKMLGGHEPQDVMLNRSLEMISRVIKAERLAVLFVSEDQSEVLTAACLLPGGRDPGAFSLSRTIVSEIITNKNAILISNPLDDPRFASQQSIIMSQLSSAVAVPLFDEGKVLGILYADTADPRHHYDDEQLRVLATFGNLVASRLLNYALMTERQEKHVLDAELKRASAIQKKLLVETPPELPGWDICAFQEQCQSVGGDLYDFRKLADDRLLFMVADVSGKGMGAALLMANILASFRILYESRRFDLALAVQRVSQQLFENSDPEDFATLFVGLIDPGDSTVRYINSGHNPPLLVRADGSHEHLEPSGIMIGAFGAFEWPEQTAKLEPGDLIFVFSDGVTEADRGGEQFGEKRTEQLVTAVRSEGSQQIVDKLMGSINEFMGEAPRSDDITILTVKRAIQ
- a CDS encoding MotA/TolQ/ExbB proton channel family protein; this encodes MLLTQIIRIKSRGVFWIALAGLVIGGTSLGWAQSVDTTICIKKPVAIRSDTAQGTDVDIRVRWQVECDTLRLPPQTFDEFRVWCSEDALFDGVTVQSQRITDDSVIVFYGKDSTASYYFKVVGYRGGEEITTSEIMPFSLVRAGEGVYYRTLGYWFLWLLDHIGLIDEDGRKKAWVKSSPTGWAAFELIAIFFVIGSIVWISRTWLALRSTKVFLVNKRIGGRNEVDVVLREQEVESLRPDQKNTLAQLIKDRLTRGSFKGLWGRLISVALWEFTVRRRVTQKRFRCVPTVRILLSSATALRTSKEIEDAIEVRVQAEEEELRKRSFIDILWALGVTAPLVGLFGTVTGISESFKIIGKREVQESGFMEALASGINEALYTTICGLIVGIAFMLAYYWYNYKLERIHAMWVIFASEFIDQLKHQVGNSKADKNEPA